The Streptomyces sp. BA2 genome includes the window GTCTTCCTCGGACCACAGCCGCTTGATCGCGTCGACACCCTCGACGAAGCGGTCCTTGGACTCGTCCATGGAGATGCCGAAGGCCTTGAACTCGTCGGGCAGGAACGCCCGTCCGAAGGCGGCGTCCACCCGGCCGTTGGAGATGTTGTCCAGCATGGCCAGCTTGCCCGCGAGCTTCACCGGGTGCTGGAACGCCGGGATGGTGGCGCTCGTGCCCAGACGCACCCGCCGGGTGCGGCCTGCCGCGGCAGCCAGGAAGGTCACCGGGTCGGGGCTGTAGCCGCCGTAGGCGAAGAAGTAGTGCTCCACCATCTTCACGTGGTCGAAGCCGAGTTCCTCGGCGAGGTCGACCAGGCGCAGCGACTCGTCGAAGTACTGCTGTGCGGGCTTGTCGGCGGGGCCGACGGTGGGGAAGAAGACAATCCCGAATTTCACGAAAGCTCCTCAGCGAGGTCAGTCACGGCCGGAGCCGTCGTGGTGCAGATCGCGGTGGCGGACCTGCCAGCTGCCGTTCACATTCACCAGGTGGTCGTGGCAGATCACACTGGCGAAGATGTCGAGGGCGCCTCCGCGTGGAGTGCGCATGGCCAGCGCGTACGCACGGGTGCGCAGTGAGCCGTCGTCCTCGCGGGTCACGTCGAGCATGCCGAGCCAGTGCCTGAAGTCGACCTTCTCCTCGTCGAGCCGCTTCTTGCGGGCTCGTGACGAGGCCCGGATGGCGTCCCGGCCGCGCAGCGGTTCGGACAGCCGGCTGGCCTCCTGGAACACGCCGTCCTCGGTGAAGGTCTCGGCCCATTCGTCGGGCCGGCCGTCGTCGATCAGTCCCATCTGGCGGGCGTAGAACTGCTGCACCTGTACGTACAGTTCGGCGGGGACGGCTGCGTCCGGGGCCGTGCCGATGGTGTCGGGGATCGAGTCGCTCACGCGAACCGCCTTTCGTCAGTGAGCCGGCTGGCCGGCTCGGGTACGTCGTCGAGGTCCGCGGGGCTCACAGAGCACCCGAACCGTCCAGGAGTTGGCGCCCGTAGGCGCGGGCCGCAGGGTCGAAACGCAGCGCCACATGGCTGGCCAGGCTGTGCACGTCGCGCCAGACGCGCTGCACCGGATGACCGGCGAGCTGGCCCGCGCTGCCCGACGCACGCAGCAGCGACTCGACCACGTCCACCAGCTGTTCCACGGCGTACGCGCAGTCCGCCGGGGAACGGACCAGTTCCAGGGGCGTGGCCTGAGGCGCGTCGGCCACTCGCGCGGCCCGTTCGAGCAGAAGTTGTGCGCTGTCCACCGCGATCGTCGCCCGGGCCAGTGCCGAGAGCGGCCCGGTCTCTTCCTCGGCCGCGCCGCGGGCCGAGTCCTCCCACGCGCGCAGCGCGGCCCGGGCGGCCCCCAGCGCCGGTGCGCCGAAGACGAGCCCGCTCAGGAGGCGCAACGGCGCCGTGTGGCAGCGGGCGTCGGAGCCGACGCTACGGCCGACGAGCATGTCCTCCCGGAGGAATCCGCGCTGCGCCGGCACGAAGACGTTGTCCGCGAGCAAGGTGTTGCTGCCCGTGCCGCGCATCCCGAGCGACGTCCAGGTGTCGGCCACCCGGTAGTCCTCGCGCGGAAGGGCGAAGAACCAGGGCACCTGCTTGCCGTCCTCGGGAGCAAGCGCGCAGACGAGGGCCCAGTCGGAGAAGTCCACGGCACTGGTGAAGCTCCACTCGCCGGTGACCCGCCAACCGCCCCTGACCGCGGTGGCGCTGCCGCGGGGGATCAGCGCGCCCACGACGGTGCTGTCCGCGCCCTTCGCCCACAGCTCCTGCTGCGCCTCCTCGGGCAGGTAGGCGCCCATCCGGCCGGCGGCGGCGATGACCGACGCGCACCAGCCGGCCGATGTGCAGCCCTGTGCGAGGGCGGACACGGCCTCCAGAAGTTCGACAGCCGAGCCGTCCCGGCCGCCCCAGCGGGCGGGAACGAAGTGCCGGGCGAATCCGGCGTCGCGGATCCCCTCGGCCACGGGCCCTGGCAGCAGGCGTTCGGCGTCGGCCCTGTCGGCATGGCGCGCGGCGACGGTGGCGAGCTCCTGCGCCCGAACGCGCAGTTCCGTACCGGTAGTCGGCCAGCTTGGCATCAGCAACCACTTTCCTCGCTCGTCGTGGTGGTGCCGCAACAGGGGCGGGCAGTGCACCGACTGTCGCCGTGGGGGATCCAGACACGCTGGAAGGCTGCTCAACGTCGTGGCGGGGGTGCTCCGCGCGGCCACGACTCACCTTCGACCGAGGCCTCCCATGCTCGGTGGGCCAGGAGTTGGGGACGGCCCAGAGCAGACGACGACACGAGGTGACATCCGGTGAAAGGCATCATCCTGGCCGGGGGCAACGGCACCCGGCTGCACCCCATCACGCTTGGGGTGTCCAAACAGTTGTTGCCCGTCTACGACAAGCCCATGATCTATTACCCGCTGTCCGTGCTGATGCTGGCGGGCATCCGGGACATCCTCGTCATCTCGTCGCCGCGGGACCTGCCGCAGTACCGGACCGTACTCGGCGACGGCAGCTCGCTCGGAATCAACCTCTCCTACGCCGAGCAGGCCCAACCGCAGGGTCTGGCGCAGGCGTTCACCATCGGCGCCGACCACATCGGTGACGATTCCGTCGCGCTGGTCCTCGGGGACAACATCTTCCACGGGCCCGGCTTCTCAACTCTGCTTCAGGAGCATGTGCCGCACACCGACGGCGCCCTGCTGTTCGGCTACCCGGTGCGCGATCCCGAGCGCTACGGGGTCGGCGAGGCGGACACGCTGGGGCGGCTCACCTCGCTGGAGGAGAAGCCCGTCAACCCGCGCTCCAACCGCGCCATCACCGGCCTGTACTTCTACGACAACGACGTCGTCTCCATCGCCCGTCAGCTGCGGCCCTCGCCGCGGGGCGAGCTGGAGATCACCGACGTCAACCTGGACTATCTGGCCCGTGGCAAGGCCCACTTGGTGGACCTCGGCCGTGGATTCACCTGGCTGGACACCGGCACCCACGATTCGCTCCTCGACGCGGGGAACTACATCCAGGCCCTGGAGCGCCGCCAAGGGCTGCGGATCGCGTGTGTCGAGGAAGTGGCCCTGCGCAAGGGATTCATCAGCGCCGACCACTGCTACCGCCTCGGGGAGCAGCTCGGGCAGTCAGGTTACGGCCGTTACGTCATGGACGTCGCCGCATCGCTGCGCGGCGCGGGACCCGAGCGACGCGGCGGGTCCATCGGTGTGGAGCACGGCATCCGAGAGGCGGAACCGGCCGTGCTGTGAGGCACCACGGCCTCGGCTCACATCCCGGGCGCCACCCGGCAACCACGCCTCTTCAAGCAGTTCTCCAGAACGGTCGGGGACTGTCTATTCAGCTGAAGCAACAGGAGGAACCGTCGTGTCCCGTCGTCTGTTCACCTCGGAGTCTGTGACCGAGGGGCATCCCGACAAGATCGCTGACCAGATCAGCGACGTCATTCTCGACGCGCTGCTGGGCCAGGATCCCGCTTCGCGTGTCGCGGTCGAAACCCTGGTCACCACCGGTCAGGTGCACATCGCGGGTGAGGTGACGACATCGGCGTACGCCGACATCGCCGCGCTGGTGCGGAAGAAGATCCTCGACATCGGTTACGACTCGTCGGCGAAGGGTTTCGACGGCGGCTCCTGCGGCGTTTCGGTGTCGATCGGCGCGCAGTCTCCCGACATCGCGCAGGGCGTGGACACGGCGTACGAGTCTCGTGTCGAGGGCGCCGCGGCGGGCGGGGAGAGCGACGATCTCGACCGGCAGGGCGCGGGCGACCAAGGCCTCATGTTCGGGTACGCCACGAACGAGACGCCCGCCTTGATGCCGCTGCCGATCGAGCTGTCCCACCGTCTCGCGCGTCGTCTGACGGAGGTCCGCAAGGACGGCACCGTCCCCTACCTGCGCCCCGACGGCAAGACCCAGGTCACCATCGAGTACTCGGGCAGCCGGCCGGTCCGCCTGGACACCGTGGTGGTCTCGTCGCAGCACGCCGCAGACATCGATCTGGACTCGCTGCTCACCCCCGACATCCGCGAGCACGTGGTCGAGCACGTACTGGCGCAGCTCGCCGATGACGGCATCAAGCTGGAGACCGAGGGCTACCGCCTCCTGGTCAACCCGACGGGACGCTTCGAGATCGGCGGCCCGATGGGCGACGCGGGCCTGACCGGCCGCAAGATCATTATTGACACGTACGGCGGCATGGCTCG containing:
- a CDS encoding acyl-CoA dehydrogenase family protein, with amino-acid sequence MPSWPTTGTELRVRAQELATVAARHADRADAERLLPGPVAEGIRDAGFARHFVPARWGGRDGSAVELLEAVSALAQGCTSAGWCASVIAAAGRMGAYLPEEAQQELWAKGADSTVVGALIPRGSATAVRGGWRVTGEWSFTSAVDFSDWALVCALAPEDGKQVPWFFALPREDYRVADTWTSLGMRGTGSNTLLADNVFVPAQRGFLREDMLVGRSVGSDARCHTAPLRLLSGLVFGAPALGAARAALRAWEDSARGAAEEETGPLSALARATIAVDSAQLLLERAARVADAPQATPLELVRSPADCAYAVEQLVDVVESLLRASGSAGQLAGHPVQRVWRDVHSLASHVALRFDPAARAYGRQLLDGSGAL
- a CDS encoding nuclear transport factor 2 family protein — translated: MSDSIPDTIGTAPDAAVPAELYVQVQQFYARQMGLIDDGRPDEWAETFTEDGVFQEASRLSEPLRGRDAIRASSRARKKRLDEEKVDFRHWLGMLDVTREDDGSLRTRAYALAMRTPRGGALDIFASVICHDHLVNVNGSWQVRHRDLHHDGSGRD
- the metK gene encoding methionine adenosyltransferase, whose translation is MSRRLFTSESVTEGHPDKIADQISDVILDALLGQDPASRVAVETLVTTGQVHIAGEVTTSAYADIAALVRKKILDIGYDSSAKGFDGGSCGVSVSIGAQSPDIAQGVDTAYESRVEGAAAGGESDDLDRQGAGDQGLMFGYATNETPALMPLPIELSHRLARRLTEVRKDGTVPYLRPDGKTQVTIEYSGSRPVRLDTVVVSSQHAADIDLDSLLTPDIREHVVEHVLAQLADDGIKLETEGYRLLVNPTGRFEIGGPMGDAGLTGRKIIIDTYGGMARHGGGAFSGKDPSKVDRSAAYAMRWVAKNVVAAGLADRCEVQVAYAIGKAEPVGLFVETFGTATVAVEKIEAAIAEVFDLRPAAIIHDLDLLRPIYSQTAAYGHFGRELPDFTWERTDRADALRKAVKAVKAAA
- the rfbA gene encoding glucose-1-phosphate thymidylyltransferase RfbA; translation: MKGIILAGGNGTRLHPITLGVSKQLLPVYDKPMIYYPLSVLMLAGIRDILVISSPRDLPQYRTVLGDGSSLGINLSYAEQAQPQGLAQAFTIGADHIGDDSVALVLGDNIFHGPGFSTLLQEHVPHTDGALLFGYPVRDPERYGVGEADTLGRLTSLEEKPVNPRSNRAITGLYFYDNDVVSIARQLRPSPRGELEITDVNLDYLARGKAHLVDLGRGFTWLDTGTHDSLLDAGNYIQALERRQGLRIACVEEVALRKGFISADHCYRLGEQLGQSGYGRYVMDVAASLRGAGPERRGGSIGVEHGIREAEPAVL